The DNA sequence AATTGCCGCCGCTCGCTCACGTAGCGGCGAGCGCGCCGGAAACAATCTTCCGCAGCGCCCAGCGCTCCGAACACGATGCCGAACCGGGCGCTGTTCAAGCATTCGAACGGCCCGCGCAACCCCTCGATATCCGGAAACGCATTCTCGTCGGGGACAAACACATCTTCCATCACAATCTCTCCCGTGATGGAGGCGCGCAACGACATCTTGTGGTGCGTTTTCGGCGTGGAAAACCCCTCCATGCCGCGTTCGAGCAGAAATCCCCGGATACGTCCCTGCTCTCCCTTGTTTTCGCGGGCTTTCGCCCATACCACCGCAATATCCGCAACGGATGCATTCGTGATCCATGCCTTGGCGCCATTCAGCACCCAGCCCCCGCTCGTCCTGAGCGCCGACGCCTCCATGGAGCCGGGGTCCGAACCATGATCCGGTTCGGTCAACCCGAAACAGCCAACGTACTCGCCGGACGCCAGCAGCGGCAGAAGTCGCTGCCGCTGTTCCTCCGTGCCGAAAAGCCAGATGGGGTGCATGACGAGCGAACTCTGTACCGACGCAAACGAGCGATAGGCCGAATCCACCCGTTCGAGTTCGCGCGCAATGAGGCCGTACGCCGTATGGCTCGCGCCCGCGCCGCCGTATTCCTCCGGGATGGCGGCGCCGAGAAGGCCAAGCTCTCCCATCTCGCGGGCAATTTCCTCATGAAACACCTCGTCCTGATTGCCTTCGAGGGCGCGCGGTTCCAGTTGCGACTGCGCATACTCCCGGGCCGATTCCATGATCAGACGGTCTTCCTCCGCCAGCAGGGACTCGAGGAGATACGCGTCGTCGGGGTTCAGAGGTGGAGAGGGCATGTAAATACCTTCGCTCAGAGTTCAGAAAAAACGATGTCTGGCCAAAGGCATAAGCACCATGTCCCGCCGGGTTTCCGCAAAATGTACAAAAAAGTGGATGGGTGACCTCTTTTGCGCCTTGACCTGTACCGGACGGGGCGCGCTGTGGCATATCCCCGGGTGATATCCCGCCGCGTTCCGTGAGGGTTATCGACGCCCCCGCCCTCGTGAGGAACCCTTGTTCGACGTGCGTTTCGACCGTGTCCGGTTCGCCTTGCCTCCGGAACGCCCGCTGCTCCGACGGGACTTCCCGGAGACTTTTTTCTTACTCCCCGACAACGATTCTATTAATATGCCTCCGCCCCAATCAATCAGATCAAAAATAACCGGAATCATGTAATCAAGGAAGC is a window from the Bacteroidetes bacterium SB0662_bin_6 genome containing:
- a CDS encoding acyl-CoA dehydrogenase — translated: MPSPPLNPDDAYLLESLLAEEDRLIMESAREYAQSQLEPRALEGNQDEVFHEEIAREMGELGLLGAAIPEEYGGAGASHTAYGLIARELERVDSAYRSFASVQSSLVMHPIWLFGTEEQRQRLLPLLASGEYVGCFGLTEPDHGSDPGSMEASALRTSGGWVLNGAKAWITNASVADIAVVWAKARENKGEQGRIRGFLLERGMEGFSTPKTHHKMSLRASITGEIVMEDVFVPDENAFPDIEGLRGPFECLNSARFGIVFGALGAAEDCFRRARRYVSERRQFGHSLASMQLVQTKLAHMLTEITQMQLLAWRLGALKDEGRLAPAMISLAKRNNCNKALEIARMARDMLGGNGISGEYRVIHHMVNLESVNTYEGTYDIHGLILGRELTGIQAFVPRGNEG